One Ranitomeya variabilis isolate aRanVar5 chromosome 5, aRanVar5.hap1, whole genome shotgun sequence DNA window includes the following coding sequences:
- the LOC143775084 gene encoding uncharacterized protein LOC143775084, translating to MSRFTEAQLAACFSQCNPELCSVFILNPITASKMSTNDNEFVRALIDMYRSLPCLWKIKSADYSNRNMKRAAYEKLVALHKEHKPTESVDETIVRKKIQALRTVYKKELNKVEKSKKSGAGADDVYVPKLWYFDLLAFTRDQEIPRPAQTVTSLCAPSAEESPDEHVPPEQLDTLEGTDSDTPHSSASPCVEEQTGERRRSCKRKATAGLPVDLLALANKIMIQHDTTRLSGFPTFVGERLNSVDQTQRRNAERLILEVLNAADAGKLSDTSMMTIGDRQPSGQLYWGPQQEPIHSTPVRRPAPPHLQFRTPPPPPSFGDYLQGPSTATQPYGEMDNYYQQL from the exons TGCAATCCAGAACTCTGCAGCGTCTTCATTCTGAATCCCATAACTGCATCAAAA ATGTCTACCAATGACAACGAATTTGTGCGGGCACTCATTGATATGTACCGCTCCCTGCCCTGCTTATGGAAAATAAAGTCTGCGGATTATAGCAACCGCAACATGAAGCGAGCGGCATACGAGAAGCTGGTGGCCCTCCACAAAGAGCATAAGCCCACAGAATCTGTGGATGAAACGATTGTGCGTAAGAAGATACAGGCTCTCCGCACTGTCTACAAAAAAGAGCTGAACAAGGTTGAAAAGTCAAAGAAGTCTGGGGCCGGAGCCGACGACGTGTATGTGCCAAAGTTGTGGTACTTTGACCTGCTGGCGTTCACacgggaccaggaaatccctcgcccgGCCCAGACTGTGACAAGTctttgtgcgccatcagctgaagagtctcctgacgagcat GTGCCTCCTGAACAGCTCGATACACTGGAAGGGACCGATAGTGATACCCCTCATTCCTCTGCAAGCCCGTGTGTTGAGGAGCAGACAGGTGAAAGGCGGCGGTCTTGCAAAAGAAAGGCAACTGCAGGTCTACCGGTGGATCTCCTGGCACTGGCCAACAAGATAATGATCCAGCATGACACAACCCGGCTCTCCGGCTTTCCAACCTTCGTAGGGGAACGGTTAAACAGTGTGGACCAGACCCAGCGAAGAAACGCAGAGAGATTGATACTTGAGGTGTTGAACGCGGCAGACGCTGGCAAACTGAGTGACACTTCAATGATGACCATCGGCGACCGTCAGCCAAGTGGCCAGCTTTATTGGGGGCCCCAGCAGGAGCCCATTCACAGCACTCCTGTCCGCAGACCGGCCCCACCTCATTTGCAGTTCCGTACACCACCTCCACCCCCTTCTTTTGGTGACTATTTGCAAGGACCTTCAACGGCCACACAGCCGTACGGCGAGATGGACAACTACTATCAGCAGCTGTAG